A genome region from Geobacter pickeringii includes the following:
- a CDS encoding type I restriction endonuclease subunit R, whose protein sequence is MTPEAKARQRIDQKLEQAGWAVQDLKKINLSASLGVAVREYPTDTGPADYVLFVNREPVGVIEAKADNTILTFVEDQTDRYARSVLKWQVKAAPLPFLYESTGQIIHFTDGRDPAPRAREIFHFFKPEQIAEWLNQQDSFRRRLCEQMPELPTRNLRDCQIGAVTGLEKSLALNKPRALVHMATGAGKTFTAITSVYRLLKYGGAKRILFLVDTRNLGKQAHQEFMAYTPPDDARKFTELYNVQRLNGPAIDPAAKVCISTIQRMYSILSGEPIDDSAEDISLFDVQQADRQAKMMRYNPAVPVETFDVIIIDECHRSIYNLWKQVLDYFDAFLVGLTATPDKRTFGFFSENIVAEYTYEQSVADGVNVGYDVYEIETEITRKGAEVKAREWVDHRDRQTRKKRWAEAEEGVLYNGKELDKSVVNPSQIRKVIQAMKTAVETEIFPSRTETPKTLIFAKTDSHADDIIQIVREVYNQGNAFCKKVTYKAEEDPDSILSSFRNDYNPRIAVTVDMIATGTDVKPLEVLLFMRDVRSRGYYEQMKGRGVRSLGHDDLKRVSNSADSAKSRFVLIDAVGVEKSLKTESRPLEKKPSVPLKDLMMGVALGHRDEDTLLSLANRLVRLAKELDDKALRRIEKKSDGVSVGMLGKALLTALDPDRIVEAAIAAAQARGITRTEETLTEDELTAARLQCVATACAPFDNPELRDEIETARREREQIIDHINLDQVTFTGFSAQAEERARKVIQTFTDYISRHKDEIQALGFFYQQPFRRRALTFEMIEELHDTLSRPPLLLTTERLWSAYARVKSSQVNGSDSKRQLTDLVALVRFAIGLDAELKPFRDQVDKRFQEWIFRHNARRTTAFTAEQTEWLRMMKDHISSSCCITRDDFDYAEFANKGGLQKAWGLFGKELDEVMDEMNGELVA, encoded by the coding sequence ATGACACCTGAAGCCAAGGCGCGGCAGAGGATAGATCAAAAGCTCGAACAGGCGGGCTGGGCTGTCCAGGACCTCAAGAAGATCAATCTGAGCGCGAGCCTCGGCGTTGCCGTACGCGAATACCCAACCGACACCGGTCCGGCCGACTACGTGCTGTTCGTGAATCGTGAACCGGTGGGGGTGATCGAGGCCAAGGCCGACAACACCATCCTCACCTTCGTGGAAGACCAGACAGATCGTTACGCCAGAAGCGTCCTTAAGTGGCAGGTCAAGGCCGCGCCGCTCCCTTTCCTTTACGAAAGCACCGGCCAGATCATCCACTTTACCGATGGCCGTGATCCCGCTCCCCGCGCCCGAGAGATCTTCCATTTCTTCAAGCCCGAACAGATTGCCGAATGGCTGAACCAGCAGGACTCCTTCCGCCGCCGTCTCTGTGAGCAGATGCCGGAGCTACCGACCCGGAACCTGCGCGATTGCCAGATCGGCGCCGTCACCGGGCTGGAGAAGTCCCTCGCCCTGAACAAACCACGCGCCCTGGTGCACATGGCAACCGGGGCCGGCAAGACCTTCACCGCCATAACCTCGGTCTACCGCCTGCTGAAGTACGGCGGCGCCAAGCGGATCCTGTTTCTGGTGGATACCCGCAACCTGGGGAAGCAGGCCCACCAGGAGTTCATGGCCTACACCCCACCCGACGACGCCCGAAAATTCACCGAACTCTACAACGTCCAGCGCCTCAACGGTCCCGCCATCGACCCGGCGGCCAAGGTCTGCATCAGCACCATTCAGCGGATGTATTCCATCCTTTCGGGCGAGCCCATTGACGACTCCGCGGAGGACATCTCCCTCTTCGACGTGCAGCAGGCCGACAGGCAGGCCAAGATGATGCGCTACAACCCGGCCGTGCCGGTGGAAACCTTCGATGTCATCATCATCGATGAATGCCACCGCAGCATCTACAATCTCTGGAAACAGGTGCTCGACTACTTCGACGCCTTTCTGGTCGGCCTCACCGCCACCCCGGACAAGCGGACCTTCGGCTTCTTCAGCGAAAACATCGTCGCCGAGTACACCTACGAGCAGTCGGTCGCCGACGGCGTGAACGTCGGGTACGACGTCTACGAGATCGAAACCGAAATCACCAGGAAGGGGGCCGAGGTAAAGGCCAGGGAATGGGTCGATCATCGGGACCGCCAGACCCGGAAGAAGCGCTGGGCCGAGGCCGAGGAGGGCGTTCTCTACAACGGCAAGGAGCTGGACAAGTCGGTGGTCAACCCCAGCCAGATCCGCAAAGTTATCCAAGCCATGAAGACGGCGGTGGAGACCGAGATCTTCCCCAGCCGCACGGAGACCCCCAAGACGCTGATCTTCGCCAAGACCGACAGCCACGCCGACGACATCATCCAGATCGTCCGCGAGGTATACAATCAGGGGAACGCCTTCTGCAAAAAGGTCACGTACAAGGCGGAGGAAGACCCGGACAGCATCCTCTCCAGCTTCCGCAACGACTACAACCCGCGCATCGCCGTCACCGTGGACATGATCGCCACCGGCACCGACGTGAAGCCGCTAGAGGTGCTCCTCTTCATGCGTGACGTCCGCTCCAGGGGGTACTACGAGCAGATGAAGGGACGCGGCGTACGCAGCCTCGGCCATGACGATCTGAAGCGGGTCTCCAACAGCGCCGACAGCGCCAAGAGCCGCTTCGTGCTGATCGATGCCGTGGGGGTGGAGAAGTCGCTCAAGACCGAAAGCCGCCCCCTGGAGAAAAAGCCGTCGGTGCCGCTGAAAGACCTGATGATGGGGGTGGCCCTGGGGCACCGGGATGAAGACACCCTCCTCAGCCTGGCCAATCGCCTGGTGCGGCTGGCCAAGGAGCTGGACGACAAGGCGCTCCGGCGGATCGAGAAGAAATCGGACGGGGTATCGGTGGGGATGCTGGGGAAGGCACTCCTGACCGCCCTCGACCCGGACCGGATCGTGGAGGCCGCCATCGCCGCCGCCCAGGCCAGGGGGATCACCCGCACCGAAGAGACCCTGACCGAGGATGAGTTGACTGCTGCCCGCCTCCAGTGCGTGGCCACTGCCTGCGCCCCCTTCGACAATCCCGAACTGCGGGACGAGATCGAAACGGCCCGACGGGAGCGGGAGCAGATCATCGACCACATCAACCTGGACCAGGTCACCTTCACCGGCTTCAGCGCCCAGGCCGAGGAGCGGGCACGGAAGGTGATCCAGACCTTTACCGACTACATCAGCCGGCACAAGGACGAAATCCAGGCCCTGGGTTTCTTCTACCAGCAGCCGTTCCGGCGCCGGGCCCTGACCTTCGAGATGATCGAGGAGCTGCACGACACCCTTTCCCGGCCGCCGCTGCTGCTCACCACCGAACGGCTCTGGAGTGCCTATGCCCGGGTGAAGAGTTCGCAGGTAAACGGCTCCGACTCCAAGCGCCAGCTGACCGACCTGGTCGCCCTGGTTCGCTTTGCCATCGGTCTGGATGCTGAATTGAAGCCGTTTCGTGACCAAGTGGACAAACGCTTCCAGGAATGGATCTTCCGCCACAATGCCCGCCGCACCACCGCCTTCACCGCCGAGCAGACCGAATGGCTCCGGATGATGAAGGATCATATCTCCTCCAGTTGCTGCATAACCCGCGATGATTTCGATTACGCCGAGTTTGCCAACAAGGGGGGCTTGCAGAAGGCGTGGGGGCTGTTCGGGAAGGAGTTGGATGAGGTGATGGATGAGATGAATGGGGAGTTGGTGGCGTGA
- a CDS encoding restriction endonuclease subunit S translates to MSNHKNLPAGWIEATIPELIGADGLFVDGDWVESKDQDPNGDVRLVQLADIGDGYFVNKSNRFLTKNKAVDLGCTLLKKGDVLVARMPDPLGRACIFPGDVRDSVTVVDVCVVRSSVSDNFDHRWLMHFVNAPEFRERIHSLQSGSTRKRISRGNLSTLPLPIPPRKEQIRIVEKLEELLSDLDAGVAELKAAQKKLAQYRQSLLKAAVEGELTAEWRRKAPLTPIPSPAGRGEQEKPLALGERGWGEGESGAQLLERILKERRARWEEKQLARFREQGKTPPKGWRDKYPEPVPPDTANLPELPEGWVWSSIGECFRVAVGATPSRKEPTYWNGSIPWVSSGEVQFSRITVTKETITEEGLNNSSTQINPVGSVLLGMIGEGKTRGQVAILDIEAANNQNCAAILGSETDVPSEYVYYWLWSQYEQTRRGSSGNNQPAMNKSIVERLLFPMAPLEEMKEIVRLVEFALNLATEQSTAIKYSLAQAAAQRKNILKAAFSGQLVPQDPADEPASVLLERIRAERATRKGTTSLRGRKRKETD, encoded by the coding sequence GTGAGTAATCACAAAAATTTACCGGCAGGATGGATAGAAGCAACTATCCCAGAGTTGATTGGTGCTGATGGTTTATTTGTAGATGGTGATTGGGTTGAAAGTAAAGACCAAGACCCTAATGGCGATGTGCGATTAGTGCAGCTTGCGGATATTGGTGATGGCTACTTTGTCAATAAATCCAATAGATTCCTCACAAAAAACAAGGCTGTAGATCTCGGCTGCACTCTCCTGAAAAAAGGTGATGTTTTAGTTGCGCGGATGCCAGACCCCCTCGGTAGAGCATGTATCTTCCCTGGCGATGTCAGAGACAGCGTGACTGTAGTAGATGTTTGTGTTGTGAGGTCTTCTGTGTCGGATAATTTCGACCATCGCTGGCTAATGCATTTCGTGAATGCACCTGAGTTCAGAGAACGAATCCATTCTCTTCAAAGTGGCTCTACTCGCAAGCGAATTTCTCGTGGAAATCTGTCAACTCTGCCACTTCCCATTCCACCAAGAAAAGAACAAATCCGCATCGTCGAAAAACTCGAAGAACTCCTCTCCGACCTGGACGCCGGAGTAGCCGAACTCAAGGCCGCCCAGAAGAAGCTGGCCCAGTACCGCCAATCGCTGCTGAAAGCGGCCGTGGAGGGGGAACTGACGGCGGAGTGGCGGAGGAAAGCCCCCCTCACCCCCATCCCCTCTCCCGCGGGGAGAGGGGAGCAAGAAAAGCCCCTCGCCCTTGGGGAGAGGGGTTGGGGTGAGGGGGAATCCGGCGCCCAACTGCTTGAGCGCATCCTGAAAGAGCGTCGCGCCCGCTGGGAAGAGAAGCAGCTCGCCAGGTTCAGGGAGCAGGGCAAAACCCCGCCCAAAGGATGGCGGGACAAGTACCCCGAGCCGGTGCCGCCGGATACCGCCAATCTGCCGGAATTGCCGGAGGGGTGGGTGTGGAGCTCAATTGGAGAGTGCTTTCGGGTCGCGGTAGGAGCAACACCCAGTAGGAAGGAGCCTACATACTGGAATGGAAGTATCCCTTGGGTAAGTTCCGGCGAGGTACAATTCTCACGAATCACGGTGACTAAAGAAACGATCACGGAAGAAGGGCTAAATAACAGCAGTACGCAGATCAACCCGGTCGGCAGTGTTCTGCTTGGCATGATTGGCGAGGGGAAAACAAGAGGCCAGGTTGCAATTCTCGATATAGAAGCTGCAAACAATCAAAACTGTGCGGCGATTTTGGGGAGTGAAACAGATGTGCCTTCAGAGTACGTCTATTATTGGCTATGGTCACAGTACGAGCAAACACGCCGTGGGAGTAGCGGAAACAATCAACCTGCTATGAACAAATCGATTGTTGAGCGACTTCTATTTCCGATGGCTCCCCTTGAAGAAATGAAAGAGATCGTTCGATTAGTCGAATTCGCTCTCAACTTAGCGACTGAGCAATCAACAGCGATCAAGTACTCCCTCGCCCAAGCCGCCGCCCAACGCAAAAACATCCTCAAAGCCGCCTTTTCTGGCCAGCTCGTCCCGCAAGACCCGGCCGACGAACCGGCCAGCGTGCTCTTGGAGCGCATTCGCGCCGAGCGGGCAACACGCAAGGGGACAACCAGCCTGCGTGGACGCAAACGCAAGGAGACGGACTGA
- a CDS encoding Fic family protein translates to MQPYIPNILPLGNLDFARLISWIGPANAALARYDGLLQSVVNPAVMLSPLTQREAVLSSKIEGTQATVDEVLEFEAGLEFESEKVKDIQEIVNYRKALAMASEFLEHRPITLSLLQQMHAVLLDSVRGANKTPGEFRRDQNWIGPAGCTIEQASFVPPSPLQLLDHLQTWENYLAVDDVDILVQTAVAHAQFELIHPFKDGNGRIGRLLIPLFLYQKRALGSPMFYLSEYLEAHRDQYYGRLQAISRGDDWTGWVAFFLEAVTDQARANTDRVRAILALYEEMKQQITVLTRSQHAITVLDTLFDRPIFRSSDFVERSGIPKQTALPFLRTLRDAGILHALREQSGRRPAVLAFRELLNRAEGRHVL, encoded by the coding sequence ATGCAACCGTACATTCCGAACATATTGCCTCTTGGCAACCTCGATTTCGCACGGCTGATTTCTTGGATCGGACCGGCTAACGCGGCGCTGGCGCGATACGACGGCCTGCTGCAAAGCGTGGTCAATCCTGCGGTGATGCTCTCGCCGCTAACCCAGCGCGAAGCCGTGCTTTCATCAAAGATCGAAGGAACGCAGGCCACTGTGGATGAGGTGCTGGAGTTCGAGGCCGGCCTGGAATTCGAAAGCGAGAAGGTCAAGGACATCCAGGAGATTGTGAATTACCGCAAGGCGTTGGCCATGGCGTCGGAATTCCTTGAGCACCGCCCGATCACGCTGTCGCTGCTGCAACAGATGCATGCCGTCCTGTTGGACAGCGTCCGCGGGGCCAACAAGACACCGGGTGAGTTCCGCCGCGACCAGAACTGGATCGGCCCCGCCGGTTGCACCATCGAACAGGCGAGCTTTGTCCCCCCCTCGCCCCTGCAGTTGCTCGATCATCTTCAGACTTGGGAAAACTATCTGGCTGTCGATGACGTGGACATTCTGGTGCAGACGGCGGTGGCACATGCGCAGTTCGAGCTCATTCACCCCTTCAAGGACGGGAACGGTCGTATCGGTCGTCTGCTCATCCCGCTGTTTCTGTATCAGAAAAGGGCGCTTGGCAGCCCCATGTTCTACCTGAGCGAGTATCTGGAGGCACACCGTGACCAGTATTACGGGCGGCTGCAGGCCATCAGCCGGGGTGATGACTGGACAGGGTGGGTGGCTTTTTTCCTCGAAGCGGTGACCGACCAGGCTCGGGCCAACACTGACCGGGTGCGCGCAATCCTGGCGTTATACGAGGAGATGAAGCAGCAGATTACGGTGCTAACCCGTTCGCAGCACGCAATAACGGTGCTTGATACACTATTTGATCGCCCCATTTTCCGCTCCAGCGATTTTGTCGAACGCTCCGGCATCCCAAAGCAGACGGCCTTACCCTTCCTGAGAACCTTGCGCGATGCCGGTATCCTGCATGCATTGCGCGAGCAAAGCGGACGCCGGCCGGCCGTTCTGGCATTTCGCGAACTGCTCAACCGGGCGGAAGGGCGGCATGTGCTTTGA
- a CDS encoding class I SAM-dependent DNA methyltransferase yields the protein MTSSALIQKVWNFCHTLRDDGVGYGDYLEQLTYLLFLKLADEYAQEPYNRDTKIPKGFDWASLRGKSGEPLEAHYLAILHKLGTEPGMLGAIFFKAQNKIQDPAKLARLVQMIDAEKWVGMDTDTKGDLYEGLLQKNAEDTKSGAGQYFTPRHLIDAMVACIRPEPLKTIADPACGTGGFFLGAHKWLTREGNTLDKKQKEFLRHKTFFGNEIVPNTRRLCLMNLFLHNIGELDGEPTVDRSDALISEPKQRFDYVLANPPFGKKSSMTFTNEEGEEDRDALTYERQDFWETTSNKQLNFLQHIASMLKETGKAAVVLPDNVLFEGGAGEKIRKKLLENCDVHTILRLPTGIFYAQGVKANVVFFDARPKDGTIHTKGIWFYDLRTNKHFTLKTKTLKFDDLQDFIACYNPDNRHERTETERFKYVSYEELMARDKASLDLFWLKDDNLDNLDELPPPDVLAQEIIEHLEAALNSFRDVAAALANR from the coding sequence ATGACCAGCAGTGCCCTCATCCAGAAAGTCTGGAATTTCTGCCACACCCTGCGCGACGACGGCGTGGGGTATGGCGATTACCTTGAACAGCTCACCTACCTGCTCTTCCTGAAGCTGGCGGACGAATACGCGCAGGAGCCGTACAACCGGGATACGAAGATTCCGAAGGGGTTCGATTGGGCCTCGCTCCGGGGCAAATCCGGCGAGCCGCTGGAGGCGCACTATCTGGCCATTCTCCATAAACTGGGCACCGAACCCGGCATGCTGGGGGCAATCTTCTTCAAGGCCCAGAACAAGATTCAGGACCCGGCCAAGCTGGCCCGCCTGGTGCAGATGATCGACGCGGAGAAGTGGGTCGGCATGGATACCGACACCAAGGGCGATCTGTACGAAGGTCTGCTGCAGAAAAACGCGGAAGACACCAAGAGCGGCGCGGGCCAGTACTTCACCCCCCGGCATCTGATCGACGCCATGGTGGCCTGCATCAGGCCGGAGCCGCTGAAGACCATCGCTGACCCGGCCTGCGGTACCGGCGGTTTTTTCCTCGGCGCTCACAAATGGCTCACCCGTGAAGGGAATACGCTGGACAAGAAGCAGAAGGAGTTTCTGCGGCACAAGACCTTTTTCGGCAACGAGATCGTCCCGAACACCCGCCGCCTCTGCCTGATGAATCTGTTCCTGCACAACATCGGTGAACTGGACGGCGAGCCGACGGTTGACCGTTCCGATGCCCTCATCTCCGAGCCGAAACAGCGCTTCGACTATGTGCTGGCCAACCCGCCGTTCGGCAAGAAGAGCAGCATGACCTTCACCAACGAGGAAGGGGAGGAGGACAGGGACGCCTTGACTTATGAGCGCCAGGATTTCTGGGAAACCACCTCCAACAAGCAGCTCAACTTCCTCCAGCATATCGCCTCGATGCTGAAAGAAACCGGCAAGGCCGCCGTGGTGCTACCCGACAACGTCCTCTTCGAAGGGGGGGCCGGGGAGAAGATCCGGAAGAAGCTTTTGGAAAACTGCGACGTCCACACCATCCTGCGCCTGCCCACCGGCATCTTTTATGCCCAGGGGGTGAAGGCGAACGTGGTGTTCTTCGACGCCAGGCCCAAGGACGGCACCATTCACACCAAGGGGATCTGGTTTTACGATCTTCGCACCAATAAGCACTTTACGCTGAAGACCAAGACGCTCAAATTCGACGACCTTCAGGATTTCATCGCCTGCTACAACCCCGACAACCGGCACGAGCGCACCGAGACCGAGCGCTTCAAATACGTCTCCTACGAAGAACTTATGGCCCGGGACAAGGCCAGTCTCGACCTCTTCTGGCTGAAGGATGACAACCTGGATAATCTGGATGAACTCCCACCGCCTGACGTCCTGGCGCAAGAGATCATCGAGCACCTGGAAGCGGCGCTGAACTCGTTTCGTGATGTGGCTGCCGCGCTGGCGAACCGTTAA
- a CDS encoding phosphatase PAP2 family protein — protein sequence MNPHLYHTLYGPESLNFKLFMAINHAHHPLLDPVMEAMISLGGSKIVYLYAAILLCVGLARRQWLPLRYVGLFCLATVLGLGLEELLKGIAQVPRPGLAIGLDRIMVLGEVKLRNSFPSGHAIFAFVTAFTLSWRRGAGWKVPLYAFAVLVAYSRVYVGAHYPLDVTAGAVVGICSGWVVWKGYEAFAGRRGRQREG from the coding sequence ATGAACCCTCACCTCTATCACACCCTCTACGGCCCCGAAAGCCTCAACTTTAAGCTCTTCATGGCGATCAACCACGCCCACCACCCGCTGCTGGACCCGGTGATGGAGGCGATGATCTCTCTCGGCGGTTCGAAAATCGTCTACCTCTACGCGGCGATCCTCCTCTGCGTGGGGCTGGCGCGGCGCCAGTGGCTGCCGCTGCGCTACGTGGGGCTCTTCTGTCTCGCCACGGTCCTCGGCCTCGGCCTCGAAGAGCTGCTGAAAGGAATCGCCCAGGTCCCACGCCCGGGGCTCGCCATCGGCCTCGACCGGATCATGGTCCTCGGCGAGGTGAAGCTTCGGAACTCGTTTCCGTCGGGGCACGCGATCTTCGCCTTCGTGACCGCCTTCACCCTCTCGTGGCGGCGGGGGGCGGGGTGGAAGGTGCCGCTCTATGCCTTTGCCGTGCTGGTGGCCTACTCGCGGGTCTACGTGGGGGCCCACTATCCCCTGGATGTGACGGCTGGCGCGGTGGTCGGGATCTGCTCGGGATGGGTGGTCTGGAAAGGGTACGAAGCGTTTGCCGGCCGAAGGGGGCGGCAGAGGGAGGGGTAG
- a CDS encoding DUF4337 domain-containing protein, with amino-acid sequence MDEQKERWLGWLALSTATIAVLAAITTLYMGKFSTRAVLLQGVESNQWAYYQAKSIKQHTFEIQKERLELELATQEKLSPAARERYGKAIATYGSEVKRYDAEKKEIKTKAEGLALQKEKAQFMGGNFGYSLIFLQIAIMLSSIASLTKRHYLWYLGISACAGWLLFFLNATLHLF; translated from the coding sequence ATGGACGAACAGAAGGAGCGGTGGCTGGGATGGCTCGCCCTCTCCACCGCCACCATAGCGGTCCTTGCCGCCATCACCACCCTCTACATGGGGAAGTTTTCCACCCGGGCCGTGCTGCTCCAGGGGGTGGAGAGCAATCAGTGGGCCTACTACCAGGCCAAGAGCATCAAGCAGCATACCTTCGAGATCCAGAAGGAACGGCTGGAGCTGGAGCTTGCCACCCAGGAGAAACTCTCGCCTGCGGCCCGGGAACGCTACGGGAAGGCCATCGCCACGTACGGCAGCGAGGTGAAGCGCTACGACGCCGAGAAGAAGGAGATCAAGACCAAGGCCGAGGGGCTGGCGCTCCAGAAGGAGAAGGCCCAGTTCATGGGGGGAAATTTCGGTTACAGCCTCATCTTCCTCCAGATCGCCATCATGCTCTCCTCCATCGCCAGCCTCACCAAGCGGCACTATCTCTGGTACCTCGGCATATCGGCCTGCGCCGGCTGGCTCCTCTTCTTTCTCAACGCCACCTTGCACCTCTTCTGA
- a CDS encoding DUF1847 domain-containing protein, translating into MAHDETHPSCANCSAVWGKSGATNCWSTAENRPPRPANCPTKAHGDIIEASFTEYRAEESGDARLARMAAKVEGLCYQKMPGSEAVVARWTRVEDTVALAKLMGWRSIGIATCIGLLEETRQLAAILEAQGLEPASVCCKSGSIDKLELGLVENDKVRPGTFEPACNPIAQAEILNRIGTDMNIIVGLCVGHDMLFTKHSNAPVTTLICKDRVTGHNPAAVLYGQNFYFKRLQKQPVVAPGGEE; encoded by the coding sequence ATGGCCCACGACGAAACGCACCCCTCCTGCGCCAACTGCAGCGCCGTCTGGGGAAAGAGCGGCGCAACCAACTGCTGGAGCACGGCGGAGAACCGCCCTCCCCGCCCGGCCAACTGCCCGACGAAGGCCCACGGCGATATCATCGAGGCGAGCTTCACCGAGTACCGCGCCGAGGAGAGCGGGGACGCCCGCCTTGCCCGGATGGCGGCGAAGGTCGAAGGGCTCTGCTACCAGAAGATGCCGGGAAGCGAGGCGGTGGTGGCCCGCTGGACCCGGGTGGAGGACACCGTCGCCCTGGCGAAGCTCATGGGGTGGAGGTCCATCGGCATCGCCACCTGCATCGGGCTTCTGGAAGAAACGCGGCAGCTGGCGGCAATCCTGGAGGCCCAGGGGCTGGAACCGGCCAGCGTCTGCTGCAAGTCGGGAAGCATCGACAAGCTGGAGCTCGGCCTCGTGGAGAACGACAAGGTCCGTCCCGGCACCTTCGAGCCGGCCTGCAATCCCATCGCCCAGGCGGAGATCCTGAACCGCATCGGCACCGACATGAACATCATCGTGGGGCTCTGCGTGGGGCACGACATGCTCTTCACCAAACACTCGAACGCCCCGGTCACCACCCTCATCTGCAAGGATCGGGTCACCGGCCACAATCCGGCGGCGGTCCTCTATGGGCAGAATTTCTACTTCAAGCGGCTCCAGAAGCAGCCGGTGGTGGCCCCCGGCGGCGAAGAGTGA
- a CDS encoding DUF2288 domain-containing protein produces MKPTKEELALQVDVAEWSWLRAHLERGGLIVVAPELEIAEVGERIARDDTAAVGGWIEAGKLSKPTDGQIAAWDADGAARFSTLIISPYILMKEQ; encoded by the coding sequence GTGAAACCGACAAAGGAAGAACTGGCGCTGCAGGTGGATGTGGCGGAGTGGAGCTGGCTCCGGGCCCATCTGGAACGCGGGGGGCTGATCGTCGTTGCCCCGGAGCTGGAAATAGCCGAGGTGGGTGAGCGGATCGCCCGGGACGACACCGCCGCCGTGGGGGGGTGGATCGAAGCCGGCAAGCTCTCCAAGCCGACCGACGGGCAGATTGCCGCCTGGGACGCCGACGGTGCGGCCCGCTTCAGCACCCTCATCATCAGTCCCTACATTCTCATGAAGGAGCAGTGA
- a CDS encoding TIGR03915 family putative DNA repair protein, producing MIYRYDGTWTGFLTTVAIIRERGGTPAAITRAEPEQAGLFDPVVTVETDPERAGELRELLARTLSPGTRHVLRSAFQAEEPGMELLLFHFLELGLAVGCQLDGMLAHERVLPVWKLARAVGREAHRYKGLVRFQEVEGGFWYAAIEPDHRILPLIAPHFAARFADQQWIIHDPRRGESVAFDPARRKWAEVPLAMAAPLTLSAGEELFRDLWRRYFDRLAIGERLNPKLQRQQLPLKHRRHLPEFERGAD from the coding sequence ATGATCTATCGCTACGACGGCACCTGGACCGGGTTCCTCACCACCGTGGCCATAATTCGGGAGCGGGGGGGGACGCCCGCCGCCATCACCCGCGCCGAACCGGAGCAGGCCGGACTCTTCGACCCGGTCGTCACCGTCGAGACCGACCCGGAGCGGGCCGGGGAGCTGCGCGAACTCCTTGCCCGGACTCTCTCCCCCGGGACTCGGCACGTGCTCCGCTCTGCCTTCCAGGCCGAGGAGCCGGGGATGGAACTCCTCCTGTTCCATTTTCTGGAGTTGGGGCTCGCGGTGGGATGCCAGCTCGACGGGATGCTTGCCCACGAGCGGGTCCTGCCGGTCTGGAAGCTCGCCCGTGCCGTGGGTCGCGAGGCCCACCGCTACAAGGGGCTCGTCCGCTTCCAGGAGGTCGAGGGGGGCTTCTGGTACGCCGCCATCGAGCCTGACCACCGGATCCTTCCCCTCATCGCCCCCCACTTCGCCGCTCGGTTCGCCGACCAGCAGTGGATCATCCACGATCCGCGGCGGGGGGAGTCGGTCGCCTTCGACCCGGCCCGCCGGAAGTGGGCCGAGGTGCCGCTGGCGATGGCCGCCCCCCTCACCCTCTCGGCCGGGGAGGAGCTCTTCCGTGACCTCTGGCGCCGCTACTTCGACCGCCTCGCCATCGGGGAGCGCCTCAACCCGAAGCTCCAGCGCCAGCAGCTCCCCCTCAAGCACCGGCGGCACCTTCCGGAGTTCGAGCGGGGAGCTGACTGA